A part of Balneola sp. genomic DNA contains:
- a CDS encoding efflux RND transporter permease subunit, whose translation MLNSIIRFFLENKLVAVLLLVLLVGWGIVVSPFGWSIGSLPNDPVPVDAIPDLGENQQIVYTPWPGQSPQDVEDQITYPLTTQLLTVPGVKTVRSTSIIGFSSIYVIFEEGVDFYWSRSRILEKLNSLPGGTLPDGVQPSLGPDATALGQVFWYTLEGRDAEGNPAGGWDPQELRSIQDYYVGYALSGAEGVAEVAPIGGYVKEYQVDVNPNLLQVYNISLVDVFNAVRKSNTEVAARTIELNKAEYLVRGLGYIQGISDLEESVVKVVDNTPIRIKDVARVAMGPAMRRGALDKSGAEAVGAVVVARQGANPQQVIENVKEKIEELSPGLPTKTLADGRESKVTIVPFYDRSELISETLGTLEEALSLEILITIIVIVIMVMNLRTSFLISAMLPVAVLMTFIAMKYGGIDANIVALSGIAIAIGTIVDMGVILSENMLRHMENRKEGESLLEVIYTATTEVASAVITAVSTTIVSFLPVFTMIASEGKLFKPLAYTKTFALVASIIISITLIPPFAHWLFSIRIEKRIVKFGWNIALLVGGIIVLFVGPVWAGLALMGFGIINGLTCFMNDGYTKRATFLNNVWSVLIVTWLLAQYWLPLGPSNTFVANLFFVILLIGFILLTFWLVIRYYEPLISWCLDHKLTFLSIPSFFVVLGVVIWLGFGNVFGVVGKTGLENTRFWATAEESFPGLGKEFMPALDEGAFLLMPTTMPHAGVEEAMDVMQKIDMAVTAIPEVEHVVGKMGRTNSALDPAPISMFENLIEYKSEYKTDEDGRRIRFEVDENGEYARDEKGELIPDPGGKYYRQWRDHIQSPDDIWDEIVSAARIPGTTSAPKLQPIQTRLVMLQSGMRAPMGVKVKGADLESIEAFGLQLEEVLKQTIGVNPSSVFADRIVGKPYLEIDWDRNQLARYGLTVQDVQHFVTVGIGGIPVSTSVEGRERYPIRVRYARDFRDNPEAISDLLVPTKTGAQIPLSQLASIEFRRGPQAIKSEDTFLIGYVIFDKLDGYAEVEVVENAQRTIQQLITDRSIVVPAGISFEFAGSYENQIRAEKRLRVILPIALIAIFLIMYFQFKSVATTGMIFSSIFVAWAGGFLLVWLYGESWFLNFDLFGQNIRDLFQMGTVNLSVAVWVGFIALFGVASDGGVVMATYLDQLFDKKKPTTKEDIKSVVVEASTRRMRPTLMTTATTILALLPVLNSTGRGADIMVPMAIPSVGGMLLQIITLFVVPVLYAFWKEFNLKRSLK comes from the coding sequence ATGTTAAACTCCATTATCCGGTTTTTCCTGGAAAACAAACTGGTTGCAGTACTCCTACTGGTGTTGCTTGTTGGATGGGGAATTGTAGTATCTCCATTTGGTTGGTCGATTGGTTCACTACCTAATGACCCTGTTCCAGTGGACGCCATTCCTGACCTGGGTGAGAATCAGCAGATCGTTTATACACCCTGGCCCGGACAATCCCCACAAGATGTGGAAGATCAAATTACCTATCCGCTAACCACACAGTTGCTTACGGTACCAGGCGTAAAGACCGTCCGAAGTACATCCATCATTGGCTTTTCCAGCATCTATGTAATCTTTGAAGAAGGCGTAGATTTTTACTGGAGCAGGTCGCGTATCCTTGAAAAACTAAATTCACTGCCTGGCGGAACATTACCGGATGGAGTACAACCTTCCCTTGGCCCTGACGCTACAGCACTCGGACAAGTTTTTTGGTATACCCTAGAGGGAAGAGATGCCGAAGGTAATCCAGCTGGAGGTTGGGATCCCCAGGAGTTACGCAGCATCCAGGACTATTATGTGGGCTATGCCCTTTCAGGAGCTGAGGGAGTAGCTGAAGTCGCACCTATCGGAGGCTATGTAAAAGAATACCAGGTTGATGTAAACCCCAATTTACTACAGGTTTACAATATCTCTCTTGTTGATGTTTTCAATGCTGTTCGAAAAAGCAATACCGAAGTAGCCGCAAGAACCATCGAGTTAAATAAAGCAGAATACCTGGTTCGAGGGCTGGGATACATTCAGGGAATAAGCGACCTGGAAGAATCGGTAGTAAAAGTAGTAGATAATACCCCCATCCGAATAAAGGATGTAGCACGCGTTGCCATGGGACCGGCTATGAGAAGGGGTGCGCTGGACAAATCCGGAGCCGAAGCTGTTGGAGCAGTGGTAGTAGCACGACAAGGAGCCAATCCCCAGCAGGTCATTGAAAATGTAAAAGAGAAAATTGAGGAGTTAAGTCCCGGGCTTCCCACAAAAACTCTCGCTGATGGCAGAGAGTCCAAGGTTACAATCGTCCCTTTTTATGACCGATCCGAATTGATTTCTGAAACATTAGGCACCCTGGAGGAAGCACTCAGCCTCGAAATACTCATTACTATCATTGTGATTGTGATTATGGTGATGAACCTGCGTACTTCATTCCTCATTTCTGCCATGCTTCCGGTAGCTGTGCTAATGACTTTCATCGCCATGAAGTATGGAGGTATAGATGCTAATATTGTTGCGCTTTCGGGTATAGCCATCGCTATTGGTACCATCGTGGATATGGGAGTTATCCTTTCCGAAAACATGCTCCGGCATATGGAGAACCGGAAGGAAGGTGAGTCATTGCTGGAGGTAATTTATACCGCAACTACCGAGGTAGCCTCTGCTGTTATCACCGCTGTTTCAACCACTATTGTGAGCTTCCTACCCGTCTTTACCATGATTGCTTCGGAAGGAAAGCTGTTCAAACCCCTGGCTTATACCAAAACCTTTGCGCTTGTTGCTTCTATTATTATTTCAATCACCCTAATCCCTCCTTTTGCTCACTGGCTTTTCTCTATTCGGATCGAAAAGAGAATCGTAAAGTTTGGATGGAATATCGCTCTGCTTGTTGGTGGTATCATTGTCCTGTTTGTAGGACCTGTGTGGGCCGGGCTTGCCTTGATGGGTTTTGGGATCATCAATGGATTGACCTGTTTTATGAACGATGGATATACAAAGCGAGCAACATTCCTGAATAATGTTTGGAGTGTGCTGATTGTAACCTGGTTACTCGCTCAATACTGGCTTCCACTAGGCCCTTCCAATACCTTCGTGGCAAACCTCTTCTTTGTCATCCTGTTAATCGGGTTTATCCTCCTCACTTTTTGGCTGGTTATTCGATACTATGAACCTTTAATCTCCTGGTGCCTGGATCATAAACTCACTTTCTTATCTATTCCGTCCTTCTTTGTGGTACTCGGAGTAGTAATTTGGCTGGGCTTTGGTAACGTATTTGGAGTAGTTGGGAAAACAGGACTGGAAAATACTCGATTCTGGGCTACTGCTGAGGAAAGCTTTCCCGGACTTGGAAAAGAATTCATGCCAGCGCTGGATGAAGGGGCTTTCTTATTGATGCCAACAACCATGCCCCATGCCGGAGTGGAAGAAGCCATGGATGTAATGCAGAAAATAGACATGGCGGTTACTGCGATCCCCGAAGTAGAGCATGTGGTTGGAAAGATGGGACGAACCAACTCTGCCCTTGATCCGGCTCCTATCTCCATGTTTGAAAACCTGATTGAATATAAATCAGAGTACAAAACAGACGAAGACGGACGGCGAATACGGTTTGAAGTAGATGAGAATGGTGAATATGCCCGAGATGAAAAGGGTGAACTCATCCCTGACCCAGGTGGAAAGTACTATCGACAATGGCGCGATCATATCCAATCTCCGGATGACATCTGGGATGAAATTGTAAGCGCCGCCAGGATTCCAGGCACTACCTCGGCTCCAAAACTGCAGCCCATACAAACCCGATTGGTAATGCTTCAATCGGGAATGAGGGCACCTATGGGGGTTAAAGTAAAAGGCGCTGATCTTGAAAGTATTGAAGCATTCGGGCTTCAGCTTGAAGAAGTGCTAAAACAAACCATCGGGGTAAACCCATCTTCAGTATTTGCAGACAGAATTGTAGGCAAGCCCTATTTAGAAATCGATTGGGATCGCAACCAGCTAGCTCGCTATGGATTAACCGTTCAGGATGTGCAGCATTTTGTTACAGTTGGGATCGGAGGTATACCTGTCTCAACATCAGTAGAAGGCAGGGAGCGTTATCCAATAAGGGTTCGTTACGCGCGAGACTTCAGGGACAACCCCGAAGCCATTTCTGACTTACTCGTTCCTACCAAAACCGGGGCTCAGATTCCCCTTTCTCAGTTAGCCTCTATCGAATTCCGGAGGGGTCCACAGGCTATAAAGAGTGAGGATACTTTTCTCATTGGCTATGTGATTTTCGATAAGCTGGATGGATATGCGGAAGTTGAGGTAGTAGAAAATGCCCAGAGAACTATTCAACAATTAATTACTGACCGATCGATTGTGGTTCCCGCGGGAATTAGCTTCGAATTTGCTGGCAGCTATGAAAACCAAATCCGTGCTGAAAAACGACTTAGGGTTATTCTCCCCATTGCCCTGATTGCTATTTTCTTAATTATGTATTTCCAGTTCAAATCGGTAGCCACAACCGGAATGATCTTTAGTAGCATCTTTGTGGCCTGGGCTGGTGGTTTTTTACTGGTCTGGTTATACGGTGAGTCCTGGTTCCTAAACTTTGACTTGTTTGGGCAAAATATCAGAGACCTTTTCCAGATGGGAACGGTAAATCTAAGTGTGGCGGTCTGGGTAGGTTTTATAGCACTTTTTGGCGTGGCATCCGATGGAGGGGTGGTTATGGCGACCTATCTCGACCAGTTGTTTGATAAGAAAAAACCGACCACCAAAGAAGACATCAAATCAGTGGTGGTAGAGGCCAGCACAAGAAGGATGCGCCCTACACTTATGACAACCGCCACGACTATCCTGGCGCTTCTTCCTGTACTAAACTCAACCGGCCGTGGAGCTGATATCATGGTTCCCATGGCGATTCCAAGTGTTGGAGGAATGCTCCTCCAAATTATTACCCTGTTTGTAGTGCCCGTTCTCTACGCCTTCTGGAAAGAATTTAACCTCAAAAGGAGTCTGAAATGA
- a CDS encoding response regulator, protein MIVDKAKVLIVEDDAVLCMLASKMVEEMGHEVVGTVSSGESALQQIPLLKPDILVSDIHLDGAIKGTELIKGLREAGNRMPAILFSGESDAETIQQIEREKGLYFLLKPISFFDFKEAFEKLISLQNEIPHLDY, encoded by the coding sequence ATGATTGTTGATAAAGCGAAAGTTTTAATCGTGGAGGATGATGCTGTATTATGTATGCTGGCATCCAAAATGGTTGAAGAAATGGGTCATGAAGTAGTAGGCACCGTAAGTAGTGGAGAATCAGCTCTTCAACAAATTCCACTGCTAAAACCTGATATTCTTGTTTCTGATATTCATTTGGATGGCGCTATAAAAGGAACGGAACTTATAAAAGGGTTAAGAGAAGCTGGTAATCGAATGCCAGCGATTCTATTCTCAGGTGAATCTGATGCAGAGACGATTCAACAAATTGAGAGAGAAAAAGGGTTGTATTTTCTCTTAAAGCCGATAAGCTTTTTTGATTTCAAAGAAGCATTTGAAAAACTGATTTCTCTACAGAACGAAATTCCACACCTGGATTACTAA
- a CDS encoding acryloyl-CoA reductase: MSIPSSFSAILSKETNEGIIPLISEVSYSELPDHEVTIRVHYSSLNFKDGLSASGKNRVTKKYPHVSGIDAAGVVIEDTTGTYQPGDSIVINGRDLGTNTWGGFGEIIRVPVDWIVPKPEGFSFEHAMTFGTAGFTAMYGIKRLQRELITPESGPILVTGATGGVGSFAVLGLAQLGYKVVAVSRKKEARDFLTQLGASHFLSPEEVLTDSPSPLLSRKWAGAIDTVGGVLLDALLRQMYSKGAIACCGNVLGNTLETSIYPFILRGVSLLGIDSAFCEQPLRKEIWREAALLPFDQLPDGFYKVVDKKAMLDEIPKILEGKVQGRVALTHQ; the protein is encoded by the coding sequence ATGAGTATTCCTTCTTCCTTCAGCGCTATCCTTTCAAAAGAGACAAATGAGGGAATTATCCCTCTGATATCGGAAGTGTCTTACTCGGAGCTCCCCGATCATGAGGTAACCATCAGGGTGCATTATTCTTCGCTCAATTTCAAAGATGGGCTTTCCGCTTCTGGTAAAAACCGGGTCACAAAAAAATACCCTCATGTATCAGGCATTGATGCTGCCGGAGTAGTCATCGAAGACACAACAGGTACCTACCAACCGGGCGATTCAATTGTAATTAACGGAAGAGATTTAGGAACCAACACCTGGGGTGGTTTTGGAGAGATCATCCGCGTACCAGTTGATTGGATTGTACCTAAGCCTGAGGGTTTTTCCTTTGAACACGCTATGACCTTTGGAACAGCCGGATTTACAGCCATGTATGGTATCAAGCGATTGCAACGAGAACTTATCACTCCTGAAAGTGGCCCTATCCTTGTAACCGGAGCAACAGGTGGAGTGGGTTCATTTGCCGTGCTCGGGTTAGCTCAATTAGGATATAAAGTTGTGGCTGTTTCCCGAAAGAAAGAAGCCAGGGATTTCCTTACTCAACTTGGAGCCTCACATTTTCTTTCCCCTGAGGAAGTTTTAACTGATAGCCCTTCCCCTCTTCTATCTCGCAAATGGGCGGGGGCGATTGATACCGTTGGTGGAGTTTTACTTGATGCGCTGCTTCGGCAAATGTACAGCAAGGGTGCTATTGCTTGTTGTGGAAATGTACTTGGTAATACACTTGAGACAAGTATCTACCCTTTTATTCTGAGAGGAGTGTCTTTACTCGGTATTGATTCTGCTTTTTGTGAACAACCTTTAAGAAAAGAGATATGGAGAGAAGCGGCTCTACTTCCATTTGATCAGCTTCCGGATGGTTTTTATAAAGTCGTTGATAAAAAAGCTATGCTTGATGAAATCCCGAAAATCTTGGAGGGAAAGGTTCAGGGAAGAGTGGCTTTAACCCACCAGTGA
- a CDS encoding aldehyde dehydrogenase: MSKYSSLLDLQRQNFLSNETKSLSFRKKQLTTLKTMLKENEKAIFDAVHKDLRKAPFETYGWEVGLVINEVNYAIKNLQKWVKPTRVPSSLVNFPSENYILKEPYGCTLIISPWNYPVQLCLLPLVGALAAGNTAILKPSELTPHTAELLSTLITNYFSSDTVAVCTGGVEVSQALLDLNFDYIFFTGSTRVGKIIMQKAAERLIPVTLELGGKSPCIVDETADIAVSAKRIAWGKFANAGQTCITSDYLLIHPSIKDEFLVELVSAIHTLYGENPEASEDYPRIVNETHFERLSAFLDNGTLVYGGNTNPETKYIAPTILDNITWDDPVMQDEIFGPILPVLTYSDLDDAVTQIRNAPRPLACYIFTNSEHTERYILEHVTFGGGAINDTVAQYANHHLSFGGVGASGFGSYHGKASFDSFTHQKSIMKKNFLLDIPVRYAPYNGKMKWLKTIFR; encoded by the coding sequence ATGAGTAAATACTCCAGCCTCCTTGATCTTCAACGGCAAAACTTTTTGTCTAATGAAACGAAGTCACTTTCCTTCAGAAAGAAGCAGCTTACTACTCTTAAAACCATGCTGAAAGAGAATGAAAAGGCTATTTTTGACGCTGTTCATAAAGACCTTCGAAAAGCACCCTTTGAAACCTACGGTTGGGAAGTCGGTTTAGTCATCAACGAAGTGAACTATGCCATTAAGAATCTACAAAAGTGGGTGAAGCCTACGCGGGTACCTTCCTCACTGGTTAATTTTCCTTCAGAAAATTATATCCTCAAGGAGCCTTATGGATGCACCTTAATCATTTCTCCCTGGAACTATCCGGTTCAACTATGCTTGCTCCCGCTTGTTGGAGCCCTGGCCGCTGGCAACACGGCCATCTTAAAGCCCTCTGAACTTACCCCACACACTGCTGAGCTGCTTTCTACTTTAATTACCAATTACTTTTCTTCTGATACCGTTGCGGTTTGTACCGGAGGAGTAGAAGTGAGTCAGGCATTGTTGGATCTAAATTTTGACTATATCTTTTTCACAGGAAGTACTCGTGTTGGAAAAATCATAATGCAAAAAGCAGCAGAAAGACTCATCCCTGTTACTTTGGAACTCGGAGGAAAGAGCCCCTGCATTGTTGATGAAACTGCAGATATAGCGGTTTCGGCAAAGCGAATAGCCTGGGGAAAATTTGCTAATGCCGGCCAAACCTGTATCACCTCTGATTACCTCCTAATTCATCCGTCGATCAAAGATGAATTTCTGGTAGAGCTGGTATCTGCTATTCATACTTTATATGGTGAAAACCCTGAAGCTTCTGAAGATTATCCACGCATTGTTAACGAAACTCATTTCGAGAGGCTTTCTGCATTCCTTGATAATGGAACGCTGGTATATGGGGGAAATACAAATCCCGAAACAAAATATATAGCTCCTACTATTTTGGATAATATTACCTGGGATGATCCGGTAATGCAGGATGAAATCTTCGGACCTATTCTTCCTGTTCTTACTTATTCTGATTTAGATGATGCGGTAACCCAAATCCGAAACGCACCACGTCCTTTAGCCTGCTATATATTTACCAATAGCGAACATACAGAGCGATATATCCTGGAACATGTAACTTTTGGTGGTGGCGCTATTAATGATACGGTGGCACAATACGCCAATCATCACCTGAGCTTTGGAGGGGTTGGTGCCAGTGGATTCGGTTCCTATCATGGAAAAGCAAGTTTTGATTCTTTCACGCACCAAAAAAGCATCATGAAGAAAAATTTCTTGCTGGATATCCCAGTTAGATACGCGCCATACAATGGCAAAATGAAATGGCTTAAAACCATCTTCCGATGA
- a CDS encoding SDR family NAD(P)-dependent oxidoreductase, with protein MASFQNKIILVTGGARGIGYLMGKKSLQKGARHLILWDIDETKLQDAKNELLELGYSVSTQQVDVSSSDQVERAAKEVLTQFGHVDILFNNAGVIVGKLFHQHSSQDIDRTIDINVKGLMYVANQFLPKMMDRNSGHIVSITSAVGLTPNPGMVVYASSKWGAVGWAESLRLELKNSHPGIKFLNVMPSYIDTGMFSGVKAPLLMPLLDPEKITDKIISSVEAEHIHLKTPFMVKTTLFFRGILPTWLYDFVAGQIFKVYESMNTFKGHPNE; from the coding sequence ATGGCATCATTTCAAAACAAGATTATATTGGTAACTGGCGGAGCTCGAGGAATCGGTTACCTGATGGGAAAAAAGTCTCTCCAAAAAGGAGCAAGACACTTAATTCTTTGGGATATAGATGAAACTAAATTGCAAGACGCAAAAAACGAACTTTTGGAGCTGGGTTATTCTGTCTCCACTCAACAGGTCGACGTATCTAGTTCAGACCAAGTTGAACGAGCTGCAAAGGAAGTGTTGACGCAATTCGGGCATGTAGATATCCTTTTCAATAATGCCGGAGTAATAGTTGGAAAATTATTTCATCAACATTCCAGCCAAGACATTGATCGAACCATTGATATTAATGTGAAAGGGTTGATGTATGTAGCTAATCAATTCCTTCCCAAAATGATGGATCGAAACTCCGGACATATTGTAAGCATTACATCAGCAGTAGGTCTTACCCCTAACCCTGGAATGGTAGTTTATGCCTCTAGTAAATGGGGTGCCGTAGGCTGGGCGGAATCTTTGCGACTAGAACTGAAAAATTCACATCCCGGAATCAAGTTCCTGAATGTAATGCCAAGCTATATCGATACCGGAATGTTTTCCGGGGTTAAAGCCCCTCTTCTTATGCCCCTTCTTGATCCTGAAAAGATTACGGATAAAATAATCTCTTCGGTTGAAGCGGAGCATATCCACCTTAAAACACCTTTTATGGTAAAGACTACTTTATTCTTTAGGGGAATATTACCAACCTGGCTGTATGATTTTGTTGCCGGTCAAATATTTAAAGTCTACGAATCAATGAACACTTTTAAAGGGCATCCTAATGAGTAA